A section of the Acanthochromis polyacanthus isolate Apoly-LR-REF ecotype Palm Island chromosome 1, KAUST_Apoly_ChrSc, whole genome shotgun sequence genome encodes:
- the strap gene encoding serine-threonine kinase receptor-associated protein, with protein MAMRQTPLTCSGHTRPVVDLAFSGITPYGYFLISACKDGKPMLRQGDTGDWIGTFLGHKGAVWGATLNTDATKAATAAADFTAKVWDAVSGDEVLSLAHKHIVKTVSFTQDSNCLLTGGNDKLLRIYDLSNPEAAPQEIAGHTSAIKKALWCNNDKQILSAAEDKTIRLWNRSSMEEVKTLTFDTSVSSMEYVADGETLVITYGKTIAFYNALSLDLIKTVEAPAPINSASLHPEKDFFVAGGDDFKLYKFDYSTKEELESYKGHFGPVHCVRFSPDGELYASGSEDGTLRLWQTAVGKTYGLWKCVLPEDLGAENSEQLYTSTPEIKA; from the exons ATGGCGATGAGACAAACTCCTCTCACCTGTTCCGGTCACACCCGGCCTGTGGTGGACCTGGCCTTCAGTGGAATCACTCCTTATGGCTACTTCCTCATCAGCGCCTGCAAGG ATGGCAAGCCCATGTTGCGCCAGGGAGACACAGGGGACTGGATAGGAACGTTTCTGGGTCACAAAGGCGCTGTCTGGGGAGCCACTCTGAACACAGACGCCACCAAGGCAGCCACTGCTGCTGCAGACTTCACAGC AAAGGTGTGGGATGCAGTGAGCGGAGACGAGGTCCTTTCACTGGCTCACAAACACATTGTCAAGACCGTCAGCTTTACTCAG GACAGTAATTGTCTGTTGACTGGCGGAAATGATAAGCTGCTGCGCATATATGATCTCAGCAACCCTGAGGCAG CACCACAGGAGATTGCAGGTCACACCTCAGCCATTAAAAAAGCTCTGTGGTGCAACAATGACAAGCAGATTCTCTCAGCTGCTGAGGACAAAACCATACG GTTGTGGAATAGAAGTTCCATGGAGGAGGTGAAGACGCTGACATTTGACACGTCAGTGAGCAGCATGGAGTATGTGGCTGATGGAGAAACTCTTGTGATCACATATGGAAAGACGATTGCTTTCTACAATGCTTTGAG CTTGGACCTTATCAAGACCGTGGAGGCCCCGGCTCCTATCAACTCAGCCTCCCTCCATCCAGAGAAAGACTTCTTTGTTGCCGGTGGAGACGACTTCAAACTCTACAAATTTGACTATAGCACTAAGGAAGAGCTGG AGTCCTATAAGGGTCATTTTGGCCCTGTACACTGTGTTCGCTTCAGTCCAGATGGGGAGCTGTATGCCAGTGGCTCTGAGGACGGCACACTCCGGCTGTGGCAGACGGCGGTGGGGAAAACCTATGGCCTGTGGAAGTGTGTCCTTCCTG